AACTcctttcttccatctcatGGGATTCTCACTTCTCATTATGGCCGTATTCCACGGAATCCCTTGCGTGATGCTCCCGGATAAACCGCTATCAACAGACCTAGTGACGAGCGTCCTGACCACGACCAAGCCAACAGCAGCCCTCTTTCCTCCATGCATACTAGAAGACCTCTGCGCAGTCCCAGCGTCACGCCAGGCACTGTCTAAGCTACGCCGTGTCTATTTCGGAGGTGGCCCACTCTCCCCCGAGGTCGGGAGACAGGTCAGCGAGATCACGCATCTCGTCAGCTTCCTCGGAATGACAGAGGGCGGCTTCGTGCTGTCACTCCGGCCAGAGCAGAACGAGGACTGGTCGTACTTCGAGTGGAGCTCGACCTTCGGCATAAAGATGGAGCATGTCGAGAGCGGGCTGCATGAGATGGTCATACACAGGACGCAAACTCCCGAGTGGCAGCCCATCTTCCATACATTCCCTGAGCTGGACCGCTACCACACAAAAGATCTATATTTGGAACATCCCGAGAGACCGAACCTGTGGAAGTTTCATGGCCGGCTGGATGATGTGATTGTGCTCAACAACGGGGAGAAATTCAATCCCGTCacgatggagaagatcatcGAGGGCCATCCGCTGGTGGCCAGGGCTGTTGTCGTGGGCCTTGGTCGATTCCAGACTGCCCTGTTGATTGAGCCAAACTGGAGACAAGTTGATACGGAGTCGCATTCAGAGGCCGACTTCATCGACATCGTCTGGCCGACGGTGGCAGAGGGAAACCGCATCAGTCCGGCACATGGCCACGTCCTGGAGAACAAGATTGCCCTGGCATCGCCAGATAAGCCCTTTGCCACGACGCCGAAGGGGAGTACACAGCGAAGGCTTGTAGCGGACAGTTATAAGGATGAAATCGATGCTCTCTACGCACGGCCTGATGTGGAAGACCTGCCATTTGCCCTTCCTCCGTCTCCTACTTTAGAAGATATTGTTTCATTTGTACAGAACCTCGTACTCCATGTCTCAGGCGTCACCTgcggggatgatgatgatctcTACAATTCTGGGCTTGACTCACTGCGAACCATCCGCCTGGCATCGGCCTTGAAGGCTGCTGGGTTCCAGGATATCACTCCTCAAATGGTCTACGTGCAtcccagcatcaacaagatTGCCACCCTTATCCATGCATTGTTGTATGGATCTGAGAATGGAGAGGCACCGTCAAGACGTGAACGAATAGACAGGCTGGTCGCAAAATATACAGACAGCCTCCCTGAGAAAGCCCACGTCCGTAACATTTGCCGTGACTCGGGCAAACTCACGGTGGTACTGACAGGATCTACCGGATCGTTGGGCAGCTATCTGCTTGACTCCCTGCGCTCCAACCCATCTGTCCGCAAAGTATACTGCCTAACACGCGATGGCAAACCGGAGACACAAGCCCAGGCCCTACAAAATCGAGGACTGGACCCAACCATCCCTGACAAGGTCGAAGTTGTCCAAACATCCCTAGGCGAGCGCCATCTCGGCATCCAGGACACAAAGTACCAGGAGATGCTCCAATCAGTAGACACGATCATCCACAACGCCTGGCGAATGGACTTCAACATCCCCGTTGAGTCCTTCGAGCCAGTCCATATCCGCGCAGTGCATAGCCTGATAGAATTCTGCGCCCAGAGCTCCCATCGCGCACACCTCCATTTCCTATCCTCCATTGGTGCCGTTGGAGGGTGGTCCACGTCTGCACTGTCATCCACCCCTGCATCACCAGATGCTATTCCCGAACTCCCATTCGACGACTGTGACGTGACGCTTCGCCAGGGATACAGCGAGGCAAAGCATATCTGCGAGCGTATCTGTCTAGCTGCGTCTGAGAAGTCCGGAGTCCCGACCAGTGTTCATCGTGTAGGCCAGATCGCGGGCTCGTCTGGTGAGAGCGGATACTGGAATCAGAGTGAATGGCTCCCTGCGCTTATTGCGACGTCCAAGTCGATTGGGAAGATTCCGTCGAGTTCAGGTGGCTTTGCGGTTGATTGGGTTCCTGTGGTGAGTTTATTTGTTGCTttgcaaatatatatatatatatatatggatgTGGTGCTAATCAGGTTTAGGATCTACTCGCGAAAATAATCGTAGACGTCGTCCAGGTCCGCAGTAAAACACAGGAGACTCCATTTGATGTCTTCCATCTAGTCAATCCCACGGCCACATCGTGGGAAGGTCTTCTCCCGCCAATCAACGCCTTGTATGGACAGGAGGGCGGACTAGAGACGGTCAGCATGGAGGCTTGGGTGCAGGAACTGCAGCACATCAAGACTCCGACTGCGGACGACCTTCTAAATAAGCCAGCACTAAAGCTAATGCCGTTTTATGAGAGCCTCGTTGCAGGTGGAGACCTGGCTGCGCTTTCTGTTCCCCTTGATGTGAGAAATACAAAGGCTGCCAGCGCCACGATGAGGGTCCTACCCCCGATTTCGCCAGATATGATGGCGACTTGGCTCCGTCAGTGGGGATTCTAATATTTGGTAGGCTCGCCGGTAAACAGTCAAGTTCAAGGGAATCGGTTTGGATCACAATTCGCTATATAAAATGCCGATTACTCCCCGTATCTAGACGATTGTTGTAGCCAATACCAGCATTACCTCACGATTAGCATAAGAAAAAGCTAGAAttgatgaagctggaagGCTCGAGTAATACAGCATTCGATGTTTATGAGACTGTAAGGGATTGCCGTAGCGCGAACAGATACAGTACCAACCCTCTGTTCCCGGATCAAGGAAGAATACAATAGACGCAGTCATGTAATATATTACCGAGACAATCTCGTATATTCCTAGCACGATACCTGCGACGATCGTCCGATCATGGCGCAGCATGCACCATATACCATGCAGCACTAATGCTAGTTCATGCAACTGCACCAATAGCTCAAAATTGAGATCAGGCGGTGCGCTGAAAACAAAGATATGTAGCTGAGGTGTTACCTTGGGGCCTTCATAGACTATATAATCTAGGACTGAGCTCATGCGGTCCTGCTACTCGCGCTTTCATCCAACACAGCTTCACCCGCCATGACCAATTTCACATCACAGCTTCTCCCCAGTACTACCTTCGGGACGCTGGGTCGCTGGATCTCAGGAGGGCGTCTGTTCCAGTTCCCAGAGGAGAAGCCCGGGTATGTTCTTCCAGAAGGCTATTCATCGGTAAGTGTGTCACGAGAGTCAGTCCGAGAGACGCAGCAAGGAATACCTATCAAGGATGAGCATTCACTCGACACTGAAAGGACCACAGGTATGATGCTTGTAACATGGTCTGATACTGCGGACCCAGCAAATCCACActgctggccatggtgggtTAAGGCGATGGTCTATTTCCAAATCAACTTCTATACCCTCGTCGTGTATATGGCCTCCTCCATTTTCTCTGCCGCTCAACCCGAGTTCGAAGCTATATATGGGTTATCCAAAGCGCAAGGCTCCCTTGGTCTAGGTCTCGTTCTTCTAGGATATGGACTGGGGGCTCTACTACTCAGCCCGCTCTCTGAAATTCCTTCTATCGGCCGAAATCCGCCGTACACGATATCTCTAGCACTGTTCGTTCTCGTCAGTGGCCTTGCAGTGGCAGTCGATAATGCTGCGGGTTTCCTGGTGCTGCGGTTTCTTCAGGGCTTCTTTGGCTCGCCGTGTCTGGCTACCGGTGCAGCTTCACTGACGGATATGACCGAGATGGTCAATATCCCGTATGCAATTTGGATCTGGGGCACATTTGCTGTTGCGGCGCCTGCGGTGGCGCCTTGCATAGCCGGGTTCAGTATCATGGCGTGTGACTGGAGGTGGTCCACGTGGGTGGTTCTTTGGGGTGCAGCCCCGTGTTTGATATTCTTGGTATGTTTTATATTCCTGGTATGGTCTCGTTGATCTGTTTCGCACATCCTGACTGTTGGACTCAGTTGTTCCTCCCAGAGACATCCGGCCCTGCCATTTTACACGCTCGTGCTGCACGCCTTCGAGCCTTCAGTGGAAATGATTCCTTCAGGGCACCATCCGAgatggacagcagcagataCTCTCTACAGAcaatcatcaacaacgcccTTATAGTCCCGTGGAAGATCAATGCCCTGGACCCAgccatcctcttcaccaCAATATACACAGCCCTCGTCTACGCCATCTTCTACTCCTTCTTCGAGGTCTTCCCTCTCGTCTATCAGCAAATCTACCATATGGATCTCGCCCAGATGGgtctcgtcttcctcgccgcaatCATCGCAGCCCTGCTCATTATGCCGTTatacttcctcttcatccaccacgccatcgccaaccccaTGCGGAACAACACCTTCCCACCCCCAGAACGCCGTCTCATCCCAGCTTTGTTTATCTCCCCCTTCGTCCCAGCCGGAATGTACCTCTTCGCCTGGACCTCCCGGGCCGATATCCACTGGACAGTCCCCACAGCcggcttcatcctcatcatggcCGGCGTGGTCACACTAATGCAGTGTATGTTCGGGTACATGGCCGTCGCGTACCCGCACTACGCGGCGAGCCTGTTTGCTATGAATGACTTTGCGCGCTCGACGCTGGCATTTGCGGCGGTGTTGTGGTCGGGCCCGCTTTATGCGCggttgggggtggagggtgGGACGAGTCTTATCGGGGGGTTGACTGTGCCGTGTGTTTTGGGGATTTGGGTGCTGTATTTTGTTGGGGAgaagctgaggaagaggagccgGTTTGCGGGATAACGATTAACGTGTTTAATATACTCTAAACCTGGATCAAGCCCACTAGCACAAGTACACATATATAAGCAGAGAGTAAACGTCCCCGTGGTGAAGTCCTCCTTATCCCATGACTGGCCTCTACATATTGATCGCTGCCAAAGGTCGAATTGAGAGTAATTCGCCCGTGAACGGTTCCATCTTCTAATCGTATCCAGGTCTCAATGGGCCTTTCACTGACGTTTTCATGTAGGAGTACCTGACGCCCACCGCGAGCCCAGTCCCCGTATCCGCCATACCCTGTGCGCCGGCCAAAACACATAATAAGCCCGTTCCCTTCCAGGCCCATATTAGATAGTTGCTCGTTCCAGTTGAAGCACCTACCGATCATTAACAGCACTCTAAGAAAGGAATATCTATCTTACCAATCATTCCCATGGTCATGGCCGCTAAACGAAGCAATCAATCCTTCCGTCGCCAGCAATGCCTGCATGAAGGGAATATCTCGCCCCGTGTACTCCTCACCATCCCATAAATAGCCCTGTTGCTTGACTGGCACATCGTCATTAATCCCCGGCTCAGTGCGGCCGTCTAAACCGGCATCCTGGAACGCCCGGGCTGCATATGTGGGTAtgtggaagaaggcgagtgACGGTATCGTCCTTCCGTATCTGCCCACCAGCTCTGAATGTGTCTCGTTGAACCATTCAATTACCTTTGTAAAATCTGTTAATAAAACTGCAAGTTATACAGAAACAGCAACTTACAGACTGATCAACCCAATCCGGCCTTGTACCAGATCCCTCTGCATCCGGACAGGAAGTTCCACCCCTGGTATCAAAAAACCACAGAATCACCTCCGGGACTTCCTCTGAGTTCTGCGGAAATACTGGCAGGAAATAATTCGTATACCCAGCCCCAGAATCCGAAACCATACTCTGGGTAAGACTATCCCGACGATCTGATTCCCTCTGAAAAACATCCCGCGGACATAGACTGCTCGCGCTTTCATGGTTTCCATACGTAGAAGCCCAGGGGACATCCTGGTCGATAAGCGGCGCCATAATTCGATCCATGTATGCGCTGGAATTGGACCGGCTGGTTGCTTCGCCGGTGATCAGGTCCCCGTTTAGCACGACGAGCTGGGGGTGTTCGGTGTTCAGGATTGAGGTCATGACGTTGCTTGTGTGGGCGTCGTTTTCGGGGCCGACGGAGGCTTGGGCTGCTACCTGTTAGACGGGGTTTTATTGATAGAGATGTGATACTCTAACATTCTCCATAGTGCAAGTCTGAGAAGATTGAGATCTTGAATTCACCGTCTGCACTAAATCGCAGGGTTTGGGTGTTGTTGGCCATGGTGCTTTATAGGCGATTTCTACAATGCGACCGTTTCGATTAATTTCATTCCTGAGGGAAGAAAAAACTATTCGAATAGCTGATGAAGCAGTGATTACATCACAGACTTGGCTTTCTATGTTCGTGCATGTCCCAAGGCTCGTCCTGATGGAGTTGTGGTTAGCCGAGACGAACCAAGAGACAGTAGCCAGTACACAGCCAAGAGCAAAAGGATCAGTTAAAATAACACAAATACAAATGGCAGCCCCATCAAATCCAAATGCTCCTTAACGATGTCCAACAGGCCGCAAGCCGATTCCAGGGGTCACGCTTGGACTGGACAATATGAACGGCCTCTTCCCCGATATGCCCTTTCGCAACGAGGTGGCGAACAAACTCCATAGTCCACTCCTGGCATCTCTTGTTGGTGGTCTAGACAAATATATAAGCACTTAATCGCTGAATCAAATAAGGTCCTCACATCATTAACAGGTGCCATGAAATTCTCACTAATCGGCGGAGGTTGCACCTCACTAGCAGGAATCTCAATATTACCGTTGGGTATAGTATCAACAAACTCCTTGGATGGGGCGCCGGAATCAACAATATTTGCAGAGTCAACCTGACCAAGTGCAAACAGCGAGTTCGCCCTCTGCGTGAGATCAGGGCAGTAGTTGCGTTTGAACTCCAGGACGTAGCCGACCATGGGCGCACCAACAACCTGGATAAGGGTTCCCACTGCTTCATCAGCCGAGGGGACGAAGACACCGAAGTGAGCACGCTGAGATTGAGTGCTGCGGTATGAAACGAGAGATACGGTTCGAGATGTCATTTCGTCCGTGTCCTTTGGCTGATCCCAGGCTTAGCAGAGTGAGAAATATGACTTGTGCCTTCAGATTAAGGTGGAAAGATGCTTTCTTTATAGCCCAGGCGTATAACCGCCGAGCTTCCAGTATTGACTGGGTACCAGTTAGATGGCAGCCTGTGATGctgatatctatataaactcGAGGCAGCCACGTCACCCCGCTAGATGGTAATCCATGTGAAGGCAGAATGG
The nucleotide sequence above comes from Aspergillus puulaauensis MK2 DNA, chromosome 3, nearly complete sequence. Encoded proteins:
- a CDS encoding putative NRPS-like protein biosynthetic cluster (COG:I;~EggNog:ENOG410PJU0;~InterPro:IPR000873,IPR009081,IPR036736,IPR036291, IPR013120,IPR042099,IPR020845;~PFAM:PF00501,PF00550,PF01370,PF07993;~SMCOG1002:AMP-dependent synthetase and ligase;~antiSMASH:Cluster_3.3), with protein sequence MATVNPPIGKRLMADVIDSLAETDPERKVCAMPKSPGTPDEYVDLPIRKLAQAINYTAWWIEKQFGKDGSFSETIAYIGANDVRYLVMVVACNKTGYKPLLSSTRNSQAAHVRLFEMTGCSKLCYSPEKQQNADEICAAAPHVASVEIPSFADMIAQESRPYPFISTIEEVKNKVAFIAHSSGTTGFPKPIQLTFGYFGALDHGAHVPIPPGRVAGVPDRLTPDDLILSTTPFFHLMGFSLLIMAVFHGIPCVMLPDKPLSTDLVTSVLTTTKPTAALFPPCILEDLCAVPASRQALSKLRRVYFGGGPLSPEVGRQVSEITHLVSFLGMTEGGFVLSLRPEQNEDWSYFEWSSTFGIKMEHVESGLHEMVIHRTQTPEWQPIFHTFPELDRYHTKDLYLEHPERPNLWKFHGRLDDVIVLNNGEKFNPVTMEKIIEGHPLVARAVVVGLGRFQTALLIEPNWRQVDTESHSEADFIDIVWPTVAEGNRISPAHGHVLENKIALASPDKPFATTPKGSTQRRLVADSYKDEIDALYARPDVEDLPFALPPSPTLEDIVSFVQNLVLHVSGVTCGDDDDLYNSGLDSLRTIRLASALKAAGFQDITPQMVYVHPSINKIATLIHALLYGSENGEAPSRRERIDRLVAKYTDSLPEKAHVRNICRDSGKLTVVLTGSTGSLGSYLLDSLRSNPSVRKVYCLTRDGKPETQAQALQNRGLDPTIPDKVEVVQTSLGERHLGIQDTKYQEMLQSVDTIIHNAWRMDFNIPVESFEPVHIRAVHSLIEFCAQSSHRAHLHFLSSIGAVGGWSTSALSSTPASPDAIPELPFDDCDVTLRQGYSEAKHICERICLAASEKSGVPTSVHRVGQIAGSSGESGYWNQSEWLPALIATSKSIGKIPSSSGGFAVDWVPVDLLAKIIVDVVQVRSKTQETPFDVFHLVNPTATSWEGLLPPINALYGQEGGLETVSMEAWVQELQHIKTPTADDLLNKPALKLMPFYESLVAGGDLAALSVPLDVRNTKAASATMRVLPPISPDMMATWLRQWGF
- a CDS encoding uncharacterized protein (COG:G;~EggNog:ENOG410PFMD;~InterPro:IPR020846,IPR011701,IPR036259;~PFAM:PF07690;~TransMembrane:12 (i98-118o138-157i169-186o192-215i227-250o256-275i333-352o372-391i412-432o444-469i481-499o505-527i);~antiSMASH:Cluster_3.3;~go_function: GO:0022857 - transmembrane transporter activity [Evidence IEA];~go_process: GO:0055085 - transmembrane transport [Evidence IEA]), with protein sequence MTNFTSQLLPSTTFGTLGRWISGGRLFQFPEEKPGYVLPEGYSSVSVSRESVRETQQGIPIKDEHSLDTERTTGMMLVTWSDTADPANPHCWPWWVKAMVYFQINFYTLVVYMASSIFSAAQPEFEAIYGLSKAQGSLGLGLVLLGYGLGALLLSPLSEIPSIGRNPPYTISLALFVLVSGLAVAVDNAAGFLVLRFLQGFFGSPCLATGAASLTDMTEMVNIPYAIWIWGTFAVAAPAVAPCIAGFSIMACDWRWSTWVVLWGAAPCLIFLLFLPETSGPAILHARAARLRAFSGNDSFRAPSEMDSSRYSLQTIINNALIVPWKINALDPAILFTTIYTALVYAIFYSFFEVFPLVYQQIYHMDLAQMGLVFLAAIIAALLIMPLYFLFIHHAIANPMRNNTFPPPERRLIPALFISPFVPAGMYLFAWTSRADIHWTVPTAGFILIMAGVVTLMQCMFGYMAVAYPHYAASLFAMNDFARSTLAFAAVLWSGPLYARLGVEGGTSLIGGLTVPCVLGIWVLYFVGEKLRKRSRFAG
- a CDS encoding metallophosphoesterase family protein (COG:S;~EggNog:ENOG410PI6I;~InterPro:IPR004843;~PFAM:PF00149;~antiSMASH:Cluster_3.3;~go_function: GO:0016787 - hydrolase activity [Evidence IEA]); translated protein: MANNTQTLRFSADGEFKISIFSDLHYGESQASVGPENDAHTSNVMTSILNTEHPQLVVLNGDLITGEATSRSNSSAYMDRIMAPLIDQDVPWASTYGNHESASSLCPRDVFQRESDRRDSLTQSMVSDSGAGYTNYFLPVFPQNSEEVPEVILWFFDTRGGTSCPDAEGSGTRPDWVDQSVIEWFNETHSELVGRYGRTIPSLAFFHIPTYAARAFQDAGLDGRTEPGINDDVPVKQQGYLWDGEEYTGRDIPFMQALLATEGLIASFSGHDHGNDW
- a CDS encoding uncharacterized protein (COG:S;~EggNog:ENOG410PT0V;~antiSMASH:Cluster_3.3); protein product: MTSRTVSLVSYRSTQSQRAHFGVFVPSADEAVGTLIQVVGAPMVGYVLEFKRNYCPDLTQRANSLFALGQVDSANIVDSGAPSKEFVDTIPNGNIEIPASEVQPPPISENFMAPVNDTTNKRCQEWTMEFVRHLVAKGHIGEEAVHIVQSKRDPWNRLAACWTSLRSIWI